The Petrotoga olearia DSM 13574 genome includes a region encoding these proteins:
- a CDS encoding glycosyltransferase yields the protein MQLNIGMFSDTYLPQKNGVATAIKLYKDEMENRGHNVYLFVPKYKFDYKRNDDKIFEFPAVKFFFEKEQRIALPFSPEIFKIKELSLDIIHSHDPFSMGILARIVSRMLKLKHVATHHTMYDYYLHYLPPIVRPHPEFVQKLIKNWCLKTDKIIAPTDNIKERLVEYGVPSEHIVTIPTGIDLASFDKPINWDLRKEYPQIEEGDRILLFVGRLGKEKNISFLLKAFKKVLFEETKLKFVIVGGGPEKEALEELAKELNIADNVIFTGSQPREKVIDAYKQAYLFIFASYTETQGLVILESMAAGTPVVALGKLGVYDILSQEDAGGIMIKDLNEDDFSHEVLKLLRDSSSYEGLKEKAKIFVKNNYSIEKCVDMILELYKREIVSV from the coding sequence ATGCAATTGAATATAGGAATGTTTTCCGATACTTATTTACCACAGAAAAATGGAGTTGCTACAGCTATAAAACTCTATAAGGATGAAATGGAAAACCGAGGGCACAATGTATATCTATTTGTTCCAAAATATAAATTTGATTATAAAAGAAACGATGATAAAATCTTTGAATTTCCTGCTGTTAAGTTTTTCTTTGAGAAAGAGCAGAGGATTGCACTACCTTTTTCTCCAGAAATTTTTAAAATTAAAGAGTTAAGCTTAGACATAATACATTCTCATGATCCTTTTTCTATGGGGATTCTTGCAAGAATTGTTTCACGCATGTTAAAGTTAAAACACGTAGCGACTCACCATACCATGTATGACTACTATTTGCACTATCTACCACCCATAGTTAGACCACATCCTGAATTTGTTCAAAAGCTTATAAAAAATTGGTGTTTAAAAACGGATAAAATAATTGCTCCTACCGACAATATAAAGGAGAGGCTCGTTGAATATGGTGTACCTTCCGAACATATTGTGACCATTCCAACTGGGATAGACCTAGCTTCTTTTGATAAACCTATTAACTGGGATTTGAGAAAAGAATACCCACAAATAGAAGAAGGTGACAGAATTCTTCTATTTGTAGGTAGGTTGGGGAAAGAAAAGAACATAAGTTTTCTTTTGAAGGCGTTTAAAAAAGTACTTTTTGAGGAAACAAAGTTAAAATTTGTTATTGTTGGTGGAGGACCTGAAAAAGAAGCATTAGAAGAGTTAGCTAAGGAGCTAAACATAGCTGATAATGTTATTTTTACAGGTTCACAACCAAGAGAAAAGGTAATAGATGCCTACAAACAAGCTTATTTATTTATTTTTGCTTCGTACACTGAAACACAGGGATTAGTTATTCTAGAATCGATGGCTGCGGGTACGCCGGTAGTCGCTTTGGGTAAATTAGGTGTTTATGATATACTTTCTCAAGAAGATGCAGGTGGAATTATGATCAAAGATTTAAATGAAGATGATTTTTCTCATGAAGTACTGAAACTATTGAGAGATTCATCATCATACGAAGGATTAAAAGAAAAAGCTAAAATTTTTGTGAAAAATAATTATTCTATTGAAAAGTGTGTAGATATGATTTTGGAATTGTATAAAAGGGAGATAGTAAGTGTATGA
- a CDS encoding Mini-ribonuclease 3 gives MKEFEEIMNLRLADLREIPIENFSYIGDAVIGLIYKVKLLEDGRIKTRDLYEKTKDFLSAKAHSKFVDMVYDYLTPTEMQYYKRAENSNGAKKRGNDNDYRKSTGFEAVIGYLFLTKSYSRINELLGVIDNCIYTEKTY, from the coding sequence ATGAAAGAATTCGAGGAAATTATGAATCTCCGACTTGCGGATCTTCGTGAAATACCAATCGAGAACTTTTCCTACATTGGAGATGCTGTGATAGGTTTGATCTACAAGGTTAAATTGTTGGAGGATGGAAGGATAAAGACAAGAGATCTTTATGAAAAGACAAAAGATTTCTTAAGTGCAAAAGCTCATTCTAAGTTTGTTGATATGGTGTATGACTATTTAACTCCGACAGAAATGCAGTATTACAAACGTGCGGAAAATTCAAATGGTGCTAAGAAAAGAGGCAATGACAACGATTATAGGAAATCTACGGGATTTGAAGCAGTTATTGGATACCTTTTTTTGACTAAAAGTTACTCAAGAATCAATGAATTATTAGGAGTGATCGATAATTGTATCTATACGGAAAAAACATATTAA
- a CDS encoding OmpH family outer membrane protein — translation MSNTTKKVVSVMVFAILVVVISFSQTGTYLKIGYVNFEKTVESYYKWKDLEARYQIDLNYYQGKINEMEQQFKDLQSSGASQEVLQQNLQQLQTRVNQYQQELQNEYQQKMANIASEVTVKIAQYAKENGYDLILNELGVVYYDPELDLTDKIIQYLNENKN, via the coding sequence GTGAGTAATACAACAAAAAAAGTTGTTTCTGTTATGGTGTTCGCCATTTTGGTTGTGGTTATATCTTTTTCCCAAACGGGTACATATCTAAAAATTGGTTATGTAAATTTTGAAAAGACAGTAGAAAGTTATTATAAATGGAAAGATTTGGAAGCCAGGTACCAAATCGATCTAAATTATTATCAAGGCAAAATTAACGAAATGGAGCAACAATTCAAGGATTTACAGAGTTCAGGAGCATCACAGGAAGTACTGCAACAAAATCTTCAACAATTACAAACTCGTGTAAATCAATATCAACAGGAATTGCAAAATGAGTATCAGCAGAAAATGGCAAATATTGCTTCGGAAGTAACAGTGAAGATAGCTCAGTATGCAAAGGAAAATGGGTACGATTTGATTTTAAATGAACTTGGTGTAGTTTATTACGATCCAGAATTAGATTTGACCGATAAAATTATTCAATATTTGAATGAAAATAAAAATTAA
- the mutL gene encoding DNA mismatch repair endonuclease MutL has protein sequence MRIKVLNPEVVMKIAAGEVVSGPSSVVKELVENSLDAQADNITVEILDGGKSLIRVDDNGIGMTEEELELSILPHATSKISSIEDLYQLKTFGFRGEALSSISRVSRMKITSKPPEKEVGTMLDILAGKIIEKKRVNSSDGTKIEIMDLFFNIPARRKFLKSDSAEGRYVTEVIEKFAFTNNINLTYIRDNKEIYKFSSDMDLITKCLKIYPELKRDDIIEIEHNDSLCKISGIISQPKVGRNNRTAQHFFVNNRYIKAASLYSVLEKGYGEMLEKSVHPYGIIFIEISPDMVDVNVHPQKLEVKFTDEQRVASLLKKVVREALKENTHYTMEFISSNDTLDVNNRTSSFSVQNLYNKKENSQKVEFLKNKTKSDYLQNMDEFFNSSEIEDLQEPNTHFDNNYKLYEPSKTFDFKGFEYQKNQAFTPVKKIDSVEKLRILGIVAERYLVVEGEDKLLLVDFHAAHERYIYEILKENLYENGGLTSDLLLTPLKISLDEVRRGIILDNKDHLEKLGIKLEEEDKEIILKGLPSLLKIDDAERLIFEIADELRISNFDQQSNILDKSLATMACRAAVKTKDNPTGMETLLNNIFEKKLLTCPHGRPIMLQITFKTIDKYFERI, from the coding sequence ATGAGAATAAAAGTACTTAATCCTGAAGTGGTAATGAAAATAGCGGCAGGAGAGGTTGTATCTGGGCCAAGCTCAGTAGTTAAAGAATTGGTAGAAAATTCTTTAGATGCCCAAGCAGATAATATCACCGTTGAAATACTTGATGGCGGGAAATCGTTAATCAGAGTTGATGATAACGGCATTGGAATGACAGAAGAGGAATTAGAATTATCTATACTTCCTCATGCCACAAGCAAAATTTCTTCAATAGAAGATCTTTATCAACTAAAAACATTTGGTTTTAGAGGTGAGGCACTCTCTTCCATTTCAAGAGTTTCTAGAATGAAAATAACCTCTAAACCACCTGAAAAAGAAGTTGGAACAATGTTAGATATATTAGCCGGAAAAATAATAGAAAAAAAGAGAGTTAATTCATCAGATGGAACCAAAATAGAGATTATGGATCTTTTTTTCAACATCCCTGCACGCCGAAAATTTCTTAAAAGTGATTCTGCAGAAGGAAGATACGTGACAGAGGTTATAGAAAAGTTTGCTTTCACCAACAACATTAACTTAACATATATTAGAGACAATAAAGAAATCTACAAATTTTCTTCAGATATGGATCTAATTACAAAATGTTTAAAGATATATCCTGAGTTAAAAAGAGATGATATCATAGAAATCGAACACAATGATTCATTGTGCAAAATATCTGGAATTATTTCACAACCAAAAGTTGGAAGAAATAACAGAACCGCCCAACACTTTTTTGTAAACAACAGATACATTAAGGCAGCTTCACTCTACTCCGTTTTAGAAAAAGGTTATGGAGAGATGCTAGAAAAATCGGTTCATCCTTATGGAATAATATTCATAGAAATATCACCGGATATGGTAGATGTAAATGTCCATCCTCAAAAATTGGAAGTAAAATTTACCGACGAACAAAGGGTAGCCTCTTTACTTAAAAAAGTTGTAAGAGAGGCACTTAAAGAAAACACTCACTACACGATGGAATTCATAAGTAGTAACGATACCCTCGATGTAAATAACAGAACTTCTTCATTTTCTGTTCAAAATTTATACAACAAGAAGGAGAATTCACAAAAAGTCGAATTTTTAAAAAACAAGACAAAATCAGATTATCTTCAAAATATGGACGAATTTTTCAATAGCTCTGAAATAGAAGATCTCCAAGAACCTAATACCCATTTTGATAATAATTATAAACTTTATGAACCATCAAAAACCTTTGATTTTAAAGGTTTTGAATATCAAAAGAATCAGGCGTTTACCCCTGTTAAGAAAATTGATTCTGTTGAAAAATTAAGAATTTTGGGCATAGTTGCTGAAAGGTATCTAGTCGTTGAAGGGGAAGACAAATTACTCTTAGTAGATTTTCATGCCGCACATGAACGTTATATATACGAAATTTTAAAGGAAAACCTATACGAAAATGGCGGACTTACTTCTGACCTTCTACTTACTCCGCTTAAGATATCTTTAGACGAAGTAAGAAGAGGGATAATTTTAGATAACAAAGATCACCTAGAAAAATTGGGTATAAAATTGGAAGAAGAAGATAAAGAAATTATTTTGAAGGGCCTCCCTTCCCTTTTGAAGATTGACGACGCTGAAAGATTGATATTTGAGATAGCCGATGAACTAAGAATATCAAATTTTGATCAACAATCAAACATACTTGATAAAAGCTTAGCTACTATGGCGTGTAGAGCGGCTGTAAAAACTAAGGATAACCCTACAGGAATGGAGACACTTTTAAACAACATTTTTGAAAAAAAATTATTAACCTGTCCACATGGTAGGCCAATAATGCTCCAAATCACATTTAAAACCATAGATAAATACTTTGAAAGAATTTAA
- the rlmB gene encoding 23S rRNA (guanosine(2251)-2'-O)-methyltransferase RlmB, with protein MYLYGKNILKEIIETRYPVKHIFFSSSKTERGSLKKIVEDVANLGYSYSFSSNEVLEKMALTNKHQGIIIDIGNDFKYENLDIIEGKENLFLVILDQIQDPHNFGAIVRTSVAAGVDAIIIPTDNAVEVTPVVIKVSSGQIFKIPIIKATNLSNTIETLKKENVWVYGADVEGKPYYEIDWQGNICLVFGNEGNGIRKNVKNHCDQLISIPMLNNVESLNVSVSAGIILFEAKKQRIFNKPL; from the coding sequence TTGTATCTATACGGAAAAAACATATTAAAAGAGATCATAGAGACACGTTATCCTGTAAAACATATTTTTTTCAGTAGTTCCAAAACGGAAAGAGGGTCTTTAAAAAAAATTGTAGAAGATGTTGCAAATTTGGGATATTCATATAGCTTTTCTTCCAACGAAGTATTGGAAAAGATGGCTTTAACAAACAAGCATCAGGGTATTATCATTGATATTGGAAATGATTTTAAATATGAAAATTTGGATATTATAGAAGGGAAGGAAAACCTATTTCTAGTGATCTTAGATCAAATACAAGATCCGCATAATTTTGGTGCTATTGTAAGAACTTCGGTAGCTGCGGGGGTTGACGCCATTATAATACCAACAGATAACGCCGTTGAAGTTACCCCTGTTGTTATAAAAGTTTCTTCTGGTCAAATATTTAAGATACCAATAATTAAAGCAACCAATCTTTCCAATACAATAGAAACATTAAAGAAGGAAAATGTTTGGGTTTATGGAGCAGATGTTGAGGGCAAACCTTATTATGAAATCGATTGGCAAGGAAATATATGTCTGGTTTTTGGAAATGAAGGAAACGGCATTCGAAAAAACGTTAAAAACCATTGTGATCAATTAATAAGCATACCTATGCTTAACAACGTTGAGTCTTTAAATGTATCTGTTAGTGCTGGAATTATACTTTTTGAAGCCAAGAAACAAAGAATTTTTAATAAACCATTATAA